A region from the Lolium perenne isolate Kyuss_39 chromosome 4, Kyuss_2.0, whole genome shotgun sequence genome encodes:
- the LOC127292374 gene encoding uncharacterized protein, with the protein MSGSCGAGAALPAAGFYTEGVTAEWLCIYDRVEAQVDALCADRARMEAVGSGLGEASLRGDKKNKFTELQELNLEDVTTGVNLLALQNTEFKEVEGCPEYGENTADHEHSVRELRTEVRKLKGAFETLISEKDKEVSALHAVQDFLWNRLRTMGKDNTALSENRKLEATQAIEELQNNLKELQVASQKKDCEIARLQGEAVASANKLQGMHYLAKEKDRKIEQLHGEYDSLLAGKDFVWNKLCKKEQELRGYVMLLKDKQVEAAQAIEAAEKLRHKLKELGVAAEKMKKDDENGRLQAEAGDGKTIQASIPHLELQHLSRSGGLLSIWVTDAISIG; encoded by the exons ATGAGCGGCAGCTGTGGCGCGGGGGCGGCCTTGCCGGCGGCGGGCTTCTACACGGAGGGCGTGACGGCGGAGTGGCTGTGTATCTACGACCGGGTGGAAGCGCAGGTTGATGCGCTCTGCGCCGACCGCGCGCGCATGGAGGCGGTCGGGAGCGGGTTGGGGGAAGCATCGCTTCGCGGGGACAAGAAGAACAAGTTCACAG AACTACAAGAATTGAACTTGGAGGATGTCACAACCGGTGTAAATCTTCTTGCCCTGCAGAACACCGAATTTAAG GAAGTTGAAGGTTGTCCAGAGTATGGTGAAAACACTGCAGACCATGAGCACAGCGTAAGAGAGTTGAGAACAGAGGTTAGGAAACTGAAGGGGGCTTTTGAGACCCTGATCTCAGAGAAGGATAAGGAGGTTTCTGCCTTACACGCCGTACAGGATTTTCTGTGGAACCGGTTGAGGACAATGGGCAAAGACAACACCGCTCTCTCTGAGAACAGGAAATTAGAGGCAACACAAGCTATTGAAGAGCTTCAGAACAATCTAAAGGAACTGCAAGTGGCATCCCAAAAGAAGGATTGTGAGATTGCCAGGTTGCAAGGAGAGGCTGTTGCGTCCGCAAATAAACTGCAGGGAATGCACTACTTGGCCAAGGAGAAAGATAGAAAAATAGAACAACTCCATGGAGAATATGATTCGTTACTTGCTGGAAAGGATTTTGTGTGGAACAAACTGTGTAAAAAGGAGCAGGAGCTGCGGGGCTACGTCATGCTCCTTAAGGACAAGCAAGTGGAGGCAGCACAAGCGATCGAGGCAGCTGAGAAGCTTAGACATAAGTTAAAGGAGCTGGGAGTGGCAGccgagaagatgaagaaggatgaTGAAAATGGCAGGTTGCAGGCAGAAGCTGGTGATGGCAAAACCATCCAGGCGTCCATCCCTCATCTTGAGCTCCAACACTTATCAAGAAGTGGCGGCCTTTTGAGCATATGGGTGACTGACGCCATCAGCATAGGTTAA
- the LOC127292375 gene encoding probable WRKY transcription factor 21, with product MEGVEEANRAAVASCKKLVARLSQSGVDPIRLAAVATQTDEAVSRFGKVVTILSNRVGHARARVGRRISPPVDASCLLDYQPIPSVPYRQPPNGVHVSSSPVPPAPPPQMHVPVMVAAPCAAGNGKIVAPAPKAPADRDRNMFLETPFLDSSSCTVPSFTAAAAQNINSSKAPAAATPLPCSAQFQFHHQQHPHHQQQAQQQHVQQQRFQFEQQKPASSEKPFHIEMPAAAAAAAARSGKEPEVITFSFDNSVCTSSAATSFFTNVSSQLISMSDNSVAGPSSRKAPHCTRKADDDGKCHCPKKKRPREKRVVRVPAVGDKVSDIPSDSYSWRKYGQKPIKGSPHPRGYYRCSSIKDCPARKHVERCRSDAGMLIVTYENDHNHAQPLDLSTLAAHSEA from the exons ATGGAGGGTGTGGAGGAGGCCAACCGAGCGGCCGTGGCGAGCTGCAAGAAGCTCGTGGCGCGGCTCTCGCAGTCCGGCGTCGACCCGATCCGGCTCGCCGCCGTCGCCACGCAGACCGACGAGGCCGTGTCCCGGTTCGGCAAGGTGGTCACCATCCTGAGCAACAGGGTCGGCCACGCGAGGGCGAGGGTCGGCCGGAGGATCTCGCCGCCGGTCGACGCGAGCTGCCTCTTGGACTACCAACCAATCCCTTCGGTACCGTACCGCCAACCTCCGAATGGGGTCCATGTGAGTAGCTCTCCCGTGCCACCGGCGCCGCCACCACAGATGCATGTGCCAGTCATGGTGGCAGCACCTTGCGCCGCGGGCAACGGCAAGATCGTTGCACCGGCGCCCAAGGCGCCTGCAGACAGAGACAGGAACATGTTCCTCGAGACGCCGTTCCTGGATTCGAGCAGCTGCACCGTTCCATccttcacggccgccgccgcGCAAAACATCAACAGCTCGAAAGCTCCCGCGGCTGCTACTCCTCTTCCTTGCAGCGCCCAATTCCAGTTCCATCACCAACAGCATCCTCATCATCAGCAGCAGGCGCAGCAGCAGCACGTGCAACAGCAGAGGTTCCAGTTCGAGCAGCAGAAGCCGGCCAGCAGCGAGAAGCCGTTCCACATCGagatgccggcggcggcggcggcggcggcggcgaggagcggCAAGGAACCGGAGGTGATCACGTTCAGCTTCGACAACTCAGTGTGCACCTCGTCGGCGGCCACCTCCTTCTTCACCAACGTGAGCAGCCAGCTCATCAGCATGTCCGACAACTCCGTGGCCGGACCGTCGTCCAGGAAGGCGCCGCACTGCACCCGAAAGGCCGACGACGACGGCAAATGCCACTGCCCAAAGAAGAA GAGGCCGAGGGAGAAGAGGGTGGTGAGGGTGCCGGCGGTGGGCGACAAGGTCTCTGATATACCCTCGGATAGCTACTCCTGGAGGAAGTATGGGCAGAAACCCATCAAAGGATCCCCTCATCCAAG GGGCTACTACCGGTGCAGCAGCATCAAGGACTGCCCGGCGAGGAAGCACGTGGAGCGGTGTCGCAGCGACGCCGGGATGCTCATCGTCACCTACGAGAACGACCACAACCACGCGCAGCCGCTCGACCTGTCCACGCTCGCCGCACATTCAGAAGCCTGA